The genomic interval CGGATCGTGGACTACCGTGCGTCCTGCGCACTCTCAGGCCCCTTCTCATCGCAATGGGAAAACTGGACGTAAAATCAAGAAAATGGGCTTTTTTGAAAAAAAATTAAAAAATTTTTAATCCTTATATCGGAATTCCAGAACATCTTTCAATAATTCTCTTTTTTGTAATAACAACGATATGGCGATAAGCCCATAATCCTCCTGGGCGGTGCATCTCAGGGCGGCCGTCCGGCACCCGGATTCAAAACCGAAGTCCAACAGGAGCCTAAACTTTTGCTTGTCAGAGGAACCATTAAGCCGTATCATGCCACCCACATCCCGGGACCGTACCCATATGCAGTGCACCATCCGACGCACATCAAACGTAAGGCGCAGCCGGAATCCGTTTTTAAGGGGTGGGAGGTGAATCAGCCATGACAAAAAAAGCATTCTCCAGAACAATCGACGAAATAAATCAGAAGATCAAAAAAGGCCGGGTCGTTGTAGTGACGGCCAAGGAGATGACGGATATCGTCAAGAGAAAGGGCCCGGAAAAGGCGGCCCGCGAAATAGACGTGGTTACCACCGGGACCTTCTCGCCCATGTGCTCGTCCGGAGCCTTCATCAATTTCGGGCATACCAAACCGGGCATCAGGGCATCCCGGGTATGGCTGAACGACGTTCCGGCTTATGGAGGCATCGCCGCTGTCGACGCATATATCGGGGCTACAGAGCCTTGCGAAGACGATCCCCTGAACAGGGTCCATCCGGGACAATTCAAATACGGGGGCGGGCATGTGCTTCAGGATCTGGTGGCAGGGAAGAAGGTGGAATTGAGGGCCGAAGGCTATGGTACCGATTGCTATCCCAAACGCGAGTTAAGAAAGAGGATTACCATCGAGGACCTCCCCTATGCCGTATTACTGAATCCCAGGAATGCCTACCAGAACTATAATTGCGCCATCAACCTGACCAATAAGACCATTTATACCTATATGGGAGTACTGAAGCCCAACGGGGGGAATGCCAATTATGCCACGTCCGGGGA from Deltaproteobacteria bacterium carries:
- a CDS encoding homocysteine biosynthesis protein, coding for MTKKAFSRTIDEINQKIKKGRVVVVTAKEMTDIVKRKGPEKAAREIDVVTTGTFSPMCSSGAFINFGHTKPGIRASRVWLNDVPAYGGIAAVDAYIGATEPCEDDPLNRVHPGQFKYGGGHVLQDLVAGKKVELRAEGYGTDCYPKRELRKRITIEDLPYAVLLNPRNAYQNYNCAINLTNKTIYTYMGVLKPNGGNANYATSGELSPLFNDPYYQTIGLGTRIFLGGGKGYVIGPGSQHNPHAPRGKNGVPLSGAGTLMVTGNLKEMNPRWVVGVSMLGYGCSLAMGLGVPIPILNSDMARYTGVSDEDIYTQIIDYGNDYPKGEARSLRQVSYAELKSGLIRYNDLEVPTVPISSHIRALEIATLLKEWIEKGEFLLTHPQEMLPSVSPR